The following proteins are encoded in a genomic region of Oceaniferula marina:
- a CDS encoding c-type cytochrome: MNTIPSIFVTLACLTAVSSSFGKPPPIQAPNGFQVDRVHLVDKKQEGSWVSMCFDPEGKLYVCDQYGKLYRITLKGGKISHKQALASPGMAQGLCWAYGSLYMSVNGGKQGGVYRLTSTANNGEFDQIKHILPIAGSGEHGPHGIIPSPDGKGLYLVIGNHCRPKTPTRSIVSHNWQEDTLLPHLPDASGHAVNVKAPGGTLLYLTPDGKDCEVISTGMRNTYDIAASPDGEIFGYDSDMEWDIGTPWYRPTRVLHLTRGSEFGWRTGTAKWPDYYADSLGAVKNIGPGSPTGVLFGTQAQFPLKYRKALFLLDWTFGRIYAAHLKPEGFSYSAEIETFLTGKPLPLCDAAIGPDGAMYFITGGRRLQSALYRVSYTGPLGHEDTSPMVTQPNKMRSLRNELLQSKDMDTIWQHLDHPDRLMRYNARVALENLPHEPSITRLQKETKFQHIITASLALARVQANPTTIHQKLLSLPYPQLSPPQKLEFLRAVSLTFIRAKQTDPDIGIRYLKLLNPVYPSDNDQENRELCKLLTYLGSSSATGKTVQLMERSVNTQQAVDLELLEGNDRYAKDIKSMMRNQPDANALQYALTLMHAQSGWNQASVTTYFTWLNQAEAKSGGRSYKGFIRNIRKTALTSLPKELKATALAAPKIQAPEKDTPMAQGPGRSWTLNEASQTIRDLSQANKKNGKRMFQATLCIHCHSHGQSGGNSGPDLTNLANRFSSQDILKAIITPSEEISEQYQFTILHLKDGSQLQGKIMKENKKKLWIAPSAFNFEQQVEVPIDTILRRSVSTVSPMPPAMINSLNADELRDLMKFLGTPAP, encoded by the coding sequence GTGAACACTATCCCATCCATCTTTGTCACACTGGCTTGTCTCACTGCGGTCTCCTCCAGCTTCGGCAAACCACCCCCAATTCAAGCACCCAACGGATTTCAAGTTGATCGTGTCCATCTGGTGGATAAAAAACAAGAAGGCTCATGGGTATCCATGTGCTTCGATCCCGAAGGTAAACTCTACGTCTGTGATCAATACGGAAAGCTATATCGCATCACACTCAAAGGAGGAAAAATCAGCCACAAACAAGCATTAGCCAGCCCAGGCATGGCCCAGGGCTTATGTTGGGCATACGGTAGTCTCTATATGTCAGTGAATGGAGGCAAACAAGGCGGAGTCTATCGACTCACAAGCACAGCCAACAACGGCGAGTTTGACCAAATCAAACACATCCTGCCTATCGCCGGTTCCGGAGAACATGGTCCCCATGGCATTATCCCCAGCCCCGACGGCAAGGGACTCTACCTTGTCATTGGCAACCACTGCCGTCCAAAAACACCAACGCGCTCAATCGTCTCACACAACTGGCAAGAAGACACCTTGTTACCTCACTTACCGGATGCCAGCGGTCATGCGGTCAATGTCAAAGCTCCCGGCGGAACCTTACTCTATCTCACCCCCGACGGCAAAGACTGCGAAGTGATCTCCACCGGCATGCGCAACACCTATGACATCGCAGCCAGCCCTGACGGAGAAATTTTCGGTTATGACTCCGACATGGAATGGGACATCGGCACACCCTGGTACCGCCCCACCAGAGTGCTGCATCTTACGCGCGGAAGTGAATTCGGATGGCGGACCGGCACCGCAAAATGGCCTGATTATTATGCCGACAGCTTAGGGGCCGTCAAAAACATCGGACCAGGATCTCCAACAGGCGTTTTGTTCGGCACCCAGGCACAATTCCCTCTGAAGTACCGTAAAGCGTTGTTCTTGCTCGATTGGACGTTTGGACGGATCTATGCGGCCCACCTCAAACCTGAAGGCTTCAGCTACTCCGCCGAAATCGAAACATTCCTCACGGGTAAACCGCTACCTCTCTGCGATGCTGCCATCGGACCCGACGGAGCGATGTATTTCATCACCGGCGGCCGCCGACTCCAATCCGCCCTCTACCGGGTCAGTTACACCGGACCACTGGGCCATGAGGATACCTCACCAATGGTAACCCAACCAAACAAAATGCGATCCTTGCGCAATGAACTACTTCAGAGCAAGGACATGGATACGATTTGGCAACACCTCGACCACCCGGATCGCCTCATGCGCTACAATGCCAGGGTGGCATTGGAAAACCTTCCACATGAACCTTCCATCACCCGACTCCAAAAAGAAACCAAGTTCCAGCACATCATCACTGCCAGCCTAGCACTTGCGAGGGTCCAAGCCAATCCAACAACCATTCACCAAAAGCTCCTCAGCCTCCCCTACCCTCAACTCTCGCCACCACAAAAACTGGAATTCCTCCGTGCCGTGTCACTTACCTTTATTCGGGCAAAACAAACTGACCCTGACATTGGAATCCGCTACCTCAAACTTCTCAACCCAGTCTACCCCTCGGACAATGATCAGGAAAATAGAGAGCTCTGTAAGCTTCTCACCTATCTAGGTTCATCCAGTGCCACCGGCAAAACGGTTCAACTCATGGAACGTTCAGTGAATACCCAACAAGCGGTTGACCTCGAATTGTTGGAAGGCAATGACCGTTATGCCAAAGACATTAAATCCATGATGCGCAACCAACCTGATGCCAATGCACTCCAGTATGCACTCACCCTCATGCATGCTCAATCAGGGTGGAATCAGGCATCCGTCACCACATACTTTACTTGGCTCAATCAGGCCGAAGCCAAAAGCGGAGGCCGCAGTTATAAAGGCTTCATTCGCAATATTCGAAAAACCGCACTTACCTCGCTACCCAAGGAACTCAAAGCCACCGCTCTGGCTGCACCAAAAATCCAAGCGCCCGAGAAAGACACCCCCATGGCACAGGGACCCGGCCGGTCGTGGACACTGAACGAGGCATCCCAAACCATCCGCGACCTATCCCAGGCCAATAAGAAAAACGGCAAAAGGATGTTCCAAGCCACACTTTGCATCCATTGCCACAGCCATGGCCAATCCGGAGGAAACTCCGGACCGGACTTAACCAACCTCGCAAATCGGTTCAGCAGTCAGGACATCCTCAAAGCCATCATTACCCCCTCGGAAGAAATCTCTGAACAATATCAATTTACCATCCTTCACCTCAAGGACGGATCCCAACTGCAAGGGAAAATCATGAAAGAAAACAAGAAGAAGCTTTGGATCGCTCCCAGCGCATTCAATTTCGAACAACAGGTCGAGGTCCCAATCGACACGATCCTACGCCGAAGCGTATCGACAGTATCCCCGATGCCTCCCGCCATGATCAACTCGCTCAATGCCGACGAGCTTCGCGACCTGATGAAGTTTCTTGGCACCCCGGCACCCTGA
- the ilvE gene encoding branched-chain-amino-acid transaminase, protein MSDTQKIWLDGQLLDANEAKVSVFDHGLLYGDGIFEGIRFYEGRVFRLEEHIERLFLSARAILLKMPWSEQEVCDIVCETIRANGLKDGYVRLVVTRGSGGLGLNPYLCETPSMFCIASSIQLYPTEYYENGLELITCSTRRPTHATLSPQVKSLNYLNNVMAKIECVKAGVMEGLMLNEAGTVAECTGDTVFIVKNGVVITPKISDGALDGITRAVIFDLCERLEIEIIEDTLTRYDVYTADECFLTGTAAEVIPVVKIDDRPIGEGVPGELFRSLLSAFREETLTTGTKVSE, encoded by the coding sequence ATGAGCGACACACAAAAAATCTGGCTCGACGGACAATTGCTCGATGCCAATGAAGCCAAAGTCTCTGTTTTTGATCACGGCCTGCTGTACGGTGACGGCATTTTTGAGGGAATCCGATTCTACGAAGGGCGGGTTTTCCGGCTGGAAGAGCACATTGAGCGGTTGTTCCTTTCGGCCCGTGCGATCCTTCTCAAGATGCCATGGTCCGAGCAGGAAGTTTGTGATATCGTCTGTGAGACCATCCGAGCCAATGGCCTGAAGGACGGCTATGTGCGCCTGGTGGTAACCCGGGGAAGCGGCGGCTTGGGGCTCAACCCCTATCTTTGCGAAACTCCATCGATGTTTTGCATCGCTTCATCGATTCAGTTGTATCCCACCGAGTATTATGAGAATGGGCTGGAGCTGATCACCTGTTCAACCCGGCGGCCGACTCATGCAACCTTGAGTCCACAGGTGAAATCCTTGAACTACCTGAATAATGTGATGGCGAAGATCGAATGTGTGAAGGCCGGAGTGATGGAAGGTTTGATGCTCAACGAAGCCGGAACAGTGGCTGAATGCACTGGAGATACGGTGTTTATCGTTAAAAATGGTGTCGTGATCACGCCGAAGATTTCTGACGGAGCTTTGGACGGGATCACACGGGCTGTGATATTCGACCTCTGTGAACGCTTGGAAATTGAGATCATTGAGGACACATTGACCCGCTATGATGTCTATACGGCGGATGAATGTTTCCTGACGGGGACGGCCGCCGAGGTGATCCCGGTTGTGAAGATTGATGACCGCCCGATTGGTGAGGGTGTCCCCGGTGAGCTTTTCCGCTCCTTGTTGTCGGCATTTCGTGAGGAAACGCTGACTACAGGCACAAAAGTGAGTGAATAA
- a CDS encoding type I phosphomannose isomerase catalytic subunit: MDTITFTPLYMERVWGGRELESVYGRKLPKSEPPYGESWEMTDRPEEQSVVTDGPYKGMTLGQLWQEKRNELFGPGFENSERFPLLIKILDARDDLSIQVHPPTDIAPTLNGEPKTEMWYIADANDDAQLYVGLKQGVSREDFQQAINDGTVDQVVHAIDAKAGDSIFIPSGRLHAIGAGFLIYEIQQNSDTTYRVFDWNRVGLDGVPRELHVEESMRCIDFDDIEPGMDTPDGNTLANCEFFHVEQLEVQQGCSIGNPDPERFSIVTVVKGQITSTDGRTYQAGDFLLQPQGAAPLTASTDASILQTTIPQS, from the coding sequence ATGGACACGATCACCTTCACACCGCTTTACATGGAACGCGTCTGGGGAGGGCGCGAACTCGAATCCGTCTACGGCCGAAAACTTCCGAAAAGCGAACCACCCTATGGAGAATCATGGGAAATGACGGACCGCCCGGAAGAGCAATCGGTCGTCACCGACGGCCCATACAAGGGGATGACCCTCGGCCAGCTCTGGCAGGAAAAACGCAACGAGTTGTTTGGCCCCGGATTCGAAAATTCCGAACGCTTCCCTCTCTTAATCAAGATCCTCGATGCCCGTGACGATCTCTCCATCCAAGTTCATCCACCGACAGATATCGCCCCAACTCTCAATGGCGAACCTAAAACCGAAATGTGGTACATCGCCGACGCCAACGATGACGCTCAGCTCTACGTCGGTCTCAAACAAGGAGTCAGCCGGGAGGATTTCCAACAAGCCATCAATGACGGCACCGTCGACCAGGTCGTCCACGCCATCGATGCCAAGGCTGGAGACTCTATCTTTATTCCTTCCGGGCGCCTGCACGCCATTGGTGCCGGGTTCCTGATCTACGAAATCCAACAAAACTCAGACACCACCTACCGGGTGTTCGATTGGAACCGAGTCGGCTTGGACGGAGTCCCCCGCGAGCTTCATGTCGAGGAATCCATGCGCTGCATTGATTTCGATGACATCGAACCCGGCATGGATACCCCGGATGGCAACACCCTGGCCAACTGTGAATTTTTCCATGTCGAACAACTCGAAGTCCAACAAGGCTGCAGCATTGGCAACCCGGATCCGGAAAGGTTTTCAATCGTCACCGTAGTGAAAGGTCAAATCACATCAACCGATGGACGCACCTATCAAGCTGGAGACTTCCTCCTACAACCACAAGGTGCAGCCCCCCTCACCGCCAGCACGGATGCCAGCATTCTTCAAACCACCATTCCGCAGAGCTAA
- a CDS encoding 3-keto-disaccharide hydrolase, whose product MKSLAVLAVVMGAVSALTAEPLFNGKDLKGWKVDVPKADNNPDIQPSFIVRDGKLVSLGNPRGHLITEKSFSNYRLTVEYRFAGKPGNCGVLVHSSTPRALYGMFPKSIEVQMQSGHAGDFWCIEENIEVPEMEKRRPKKEGQKYGGSKGDARRILNLTDDSEKKPGEWNTMVIECKGDEVKVWVNDTLVNHGSKATASKGQIALQAEGSEVEFRKLELEPLADK is encoded by the coding sequence ATGAAGAGTTTAGCCGTCTTAGCTGTTGTGATGGGGGCTGTATCTGCCCTGACTGCAGAGCCCTTGTTCAATGGCAAGGATTTGAAAGGATGGAAGGTGGATGTGCCCAAGGCCGATAACAATCCGGATATTCAACCCAGTTTTATCGTGCGTGATGGCAAGTTGGTCAGTCTGGGGAATCCGAGAGGCCATTTGATCACAGAGAAGTCGTTTAGCAATTACCGTTTGACGGTGGAATATCGTTTTGCCGGTAAGCCGGGTAACTGCGGAGTTCTGGTTCATTCTTCTACGCCCAGGGCATTGTATGGAATGTTTCCCAAGTCGATTGAGGTTCAAATGCAATCGGGGCACGCCGGTGATTTTTGGTGCATCGAGGAAAACATCGAAGTTCCTGAAATGGAAAAGCGCCGTCCGAAAAAAGAAGGACAGAAATACGGCGGAAGCAAGGGGGATGCCCGGAGAATTCTCAACCTGACGGATGACTCGGAAAAAAAACCGGGTGAATGGAACACCATGGTGATCGAGTGCAAGGGGGATGAAGTTAAAGTTTGGGTCAATGATACCCTCGTAAACCATGGTAGCAAGGCTACGGCAAGCAAAGGGCAGATAGCTCTTCAGGCCGAAGGAAGCGAGGTTGAGTTCCGCAAATTGGAACTGGAGCCCTTGGCCGATAAATAA
- a CDS encoding ROK family protein — MARSAGAKVGRLRHLIEFMNNALLGGVEAGGTKMVCAVAREPGDILDEVRFPTTDSENTLERVREYFAQAQDQFGELGAIGYGTFGPAGVTPEAPEYGTILPTPKPGWQGADVVGFLKDSFPNALISFDTDVNAAAIGEGFAGAAQGLKNYVYITVGTGIGGGVVIDGKALNAKPHAEIGHMLVPRLDDFEGCCSFHGACLEGLASGSAMGARWGVPAPELGPGHEAWDLEAEYLAMMVQNLVACFAPDRIILGGGVMEQPFLLEMVREKYYAKTGGYWPNDDSLLVTPAMGNQAGITGALVMAREVLSS, encoded by the coding sequence ATGGCTCGCTCTGCAGGAGCGAAGGTGGGAAGACTACGCCATTTGATTGAATTTATGAACAATGCATTGTTAGGCGGCGTTGAAGCCGGTGGAACGAAGATGGTTTGTGCCGTGGCGCGTGAACCGGGCGATATTTTGGACGAAGTCCGTTTTCCCACAACCGATTCGGAAAACACTCTGGAGCGGGTGCGTGAATACTTTGCACAAGCGCAGGATCAATTCGGCGAACTGGGAGCGATTGGTTATGGGACGTTTGGTCCGGCTGGGGTGACTCCGGAAGCTCCGGAATACGGGACAATTTTGCCGACACCAAAGCCGGGGTGGCAAGGCGCTGACGTTGTAGGTTTTTTGAAGGACTCGTTTCCGAATGCTCTGATTTCTTTTGATACGGATGTGAATGCGGCTGCGATTGGTGAAGGTTTTGCCGGTGCGGCCCAGGGCTTGAAAAACTATGTTTACATCACGGTAGGCACCGGCATTGGTGGTGGCGTGGTGATTGATGGCAAGGCGTTGAATGCAAAACCTCATGCCGAGATCGGGCATATGCTGGTACCTCGCTTGGATGATTTTGAGGGGTGTTGCTCATTTCACGGAGCTTGTCTTGAGGGACTGGCCAGCGGTTCTGCCATGGGAGCTCGTTGGGGAGTGCCTGCCCCTGAACTAGGTCCGGGGCACGAAGCCTGGGATTTGGAAGCCGAGTATTTGGCGATGATGGTTCAGAACTTGGTGGCTTGTTTTGCTCCTGACCGGATTATTCTCGGTGGGGGGGTGATGGAACAGCCGTTTTTGCTCGAGATGGTTCGCGAGAAGTATTATGCAAAAACCGGAGGCTACTGGCCTAACGATGACAGTTTGTTGGTCACTCCGGCGATGGGGAATCAAGCTGGAATTACCGGTGCCCTGGTGATGGCTAGAGAGGTATTATCCTCGTAG
- the rnc gene encoding ribonuclease III: MKSLEDVIGYKFTNSLLMAEALTHPSLAYETQRPRFDNQRLEFLGDAVIQLVLTELLYAMFPGFNEGKLTKLRARLVSGDALCRFARSINLGAYVMMGKGEEATGGRERTSTLADGFEALTGAIYLDSGLESARKVITEICSEAVARVAESPEEKNPKGQLQEILQAIAKESPVYEVVKESGPDHQKNFQVTVSWKGMLLAEGEGNSKKDAETKAAWLALQERRWEDYAI; the protein is encoded by the coding sequence ATGAAATCGCTGGAAGATGTAATCGGGTATAAATTTACCAACTCCCTACTGATGGCTGAGGCTTTGACCCACCCTAGCCTGGCTTATGAGACCCAGCGTCCTCGTTTTGATAACCAGCGTCTCGAATTTTTGGGTGATGCGGTGATTCAGTTGGTGCTTACGGAGTTGCTTTATGCGATGTTCCCAGGCTTCAATGAGGGGAAATTGACCAAACTTCGGGCCCGTCTGGTATCTGGCGATGCCCTTTGCCGATTCGCCCGCAGTATCAATTTGGGTGCTTATGTTATGATGGGCAAGGGTGAGGAAGCAACCGGTGGGCGTGAACGGACATCGACATTAGCCGATGGCTTTGAGGCATTGACGGGGGCCATTTATCTCGATAGTGGACTTGAATCGGCACGGAAAGTGATCACCGAGATTTGTTCGGAAGCTGTCGCCCGTGTGGCTGAGTCACCCGAGGAGAAAAACCCCAAAGGGCAACTCCAGGAAATTCTTCAGGCGATCGCCAAAGAAAGTCCGGTGTACGAGGTGGTCAAGGAATCGGGACCGGACCATCAAAAAAACTTTCAAGTCACGGTTTCCTGGAAAGGGATGCTCCTTGCCGAAGGCGAAGGGAATAGTAAAAAAGATGCGGAAACCAAAGCCGCATGGCTCGCTCTGCAGGAGCGAAGGTGGGAAGACTACGCCATTTGA
- a CDS encoding ABC transporter ATP-binding protein has protein sequence MSESTGVIAENLHRGYSVGKKRVEVLHGINLEIQEGETIFLCGPSGAGKTTLMYILAGLERPEQGKVWVDGIDLYAQNRRQQAKIRNQRMAYVFQNYYLMPELTAMENVMMPAMISGRDMAERAKASLSRVGLDHRLDHLPAELSGGEQQRVAIARALVNSPRIIFADEPTGNLDSRNGSQVMEMLLELAREEQTTLVVVTHDEELARHSDRTLIVKDGLVAD, from the coding sequence ATGAGTGAAAGCACGGGGGTCATAGCTGAAAATTTGCATCGGGGGTATTCGGTGGGTAAAAAGCGTGTCGAGGTTCTGCATGGAATCAATCTGGAGATTCAGGAAGGGGAGACGATTTTTCTTTGTGGACCGAGTGGTGCCGGAAAAACCACGCTGATGTATATCCTCGCTGGTTTGGAGCGTCCCGAGCAGGGGAAGGTGTGGGTGGATGGCATTGATCTGTATGCGCAGAACCGGCGGCAGCAGGCGAAAATCAGGAACCAGCGCATGGCCTATGTTTTTCAGAACTATTATCTGATGCCGGAGTTGACGGCTATGGAGAATGTGATGATGCCTGCGATGATTTCTGGCCGGGACATGGCTGAGCGGGCAAAGGCTTCTTTGAGTCGGGTGGGATTGGACCATCGGCTGGATCACTTGCCGGCCGAGTTGAGTGGTGGTGAACAGCAGCGTGTGGCGATTGCACGGGCTCTGGTCAATTCGCCCCGAATCATTTTCGCGGATGAGCCCACGGGAAATCTGGATTCTCGCAATGGCTCACAAGTCATGGAGATGTTACTTGAATTGGCCCGGGAAGAGCAAACCACCTTGGTGGTGGTGACCCATGACGAGGAGCTGGCCCGTCACAGTGACCGCACACTGATTGTGAAAGATGGTTTGGTTGCCGATTGA
- a CDS encoding ComF family protein, whose protein sequence is MQRIVSRLFDFIYPATCHLCETGLSHGRHLCSGCAHALPVIEPPFCQQCGEMYDGQIDGPFTCPNCHKQDYHFSFARASLQSEGSARELIHAFKYQRQVHLAPDLAKLAQRALEDARFSNYPDSGIIVPVPLFWRRQQKRGFNQSEQIAIHLAKQTGIPTLNALKRTRNTATQTRFSRTKRLQNLKGAFSPRSRYLKELSNRRIILLDDVFTTGSTANECARTLSKHGASDIAILTVLRG, encoded by the coding sequence ATGCAGAGAATTGTCAGCAGATTATTCGATTTCATCTACCCAGCCACTTGCCACCTCTGTGAGACAGGCCTGAGCCACGGCCGACACCTCTGTTCCGGCTGCGCTCACGCCCTACCTGTGATCGAACCTCCCTTTTGCCAACAGTGCGGCGAAATGTATGATGGTCAAATCGACGGCCCATTCACCTGCCCGAACTGCCACAAGCAAGATTACCATTTTTCTTTTGCCCGGGCCTCGCTACAAAGTGAGGGATCAGCTCGCGAACTGATCCACGCTTTCAAATATCAGCGCCAGGTTCATCTGGCACCAGACTTGGCAAAACTGGCTCAACGGGCACTTGAAGACGCACGTTTCTCAAACTATCCGGATTCTGGCATCATCGTCCCCGTTCCCTTGTTCTGGCGCCGACAACAAAAACGTGGATTCAACCAATCCGAACAAATTGCCATCCATCTAGCCAAACAAACCGGCATCCCCACCTTGAACGCTCTGAAACGCACAAGAAACACCGCGACCCAAACCCGCTTCAGTAGGACCAAACGACTTCAGAACCTAAAGGGTGCTTTTTCACCCAGAAGCCGCTACCTGAAAGAATTATCCAACCGTCGAATCATTTTACTCGACGATGTTTTCACCACGGGTTCAACAGCCAACGAATGCGCACGCACGCTATCAAAACACGGAGCATCCGATATAGCGATCCTCACAGTGCTACGAGGATAA
- a CDS encoding apolipoprotein N-acyltransferase, with the protein MGMFLRVLLVLLSAGLGIVVFPSVGWFGLAVVAWVPLILALQGVKTSHGFYLGLLHGALFYGVTLSWLVNIFKEMPYFVVPLVLILALFTGFFARGYALAHAHYGGGKSEWVVAFFAAVWWGAVEFFRCEIFVLKFPWMSPGVGLRPMWLSPWLGVYGIGFVLILGSALVCCRGRSPRLVGAVVLGVMLLSALFPKKTPAIDDPIKVMAVQSELTDGYQYVEMTQRAEQNVDLIVWPEYGIPTDIRKNQKQWLDLILLAKEKEAVMVVGTETVVADGWFNTALTLDADGELGDHYKNHTVHFFDDGTAGTEAKAINTPLGKVGTPICFDCDYEDVVRRMVADGAEFLAIPSMDAEHWTAREHHQHAELFRHRAAENARWMVVCATSGTTQILDPYGNRVVDIPLMKDGILYGEIGRRNERTFYTRFGWVFPWFLMGTGSIWVVALFVRVLLEARKSARMNRN; encoded by the coding sequence ATGGGGATGTTCCTTCGTGTGTTGTTGGTGTTACTGAGTGCAGGTTTGGGGATTGTGGTTTTTCCTTCGGTCGGCTGGTTCGGATTGGCGGTCGTTGCCTGGGTCCCTTTGATTCTGGCTCTGCAGGGGGTGAAGACCTCCCATGGCTTTTACCTAGGGCTGCTTCATGGTGCCTTGTTTTATGGAGTGACCTTGTCTTGGTTGGTAAACATCTTCAAGGAGATGCCCTATTTTGTGGTTCCCTTGGTTTTGATCCTGGCTCTGTTCACTGGATTTTTTGCGAGGGGGTATGCTTTGGCTCATGCGCACTATGGTGGCGGAAAATCGGAGTGGGTGGTGGCCTTTTTTGCCGCTGTGTGGTGGGGCGCGGTGGAGTTCTTTCGTTGTGAGATCTTCGTGTTGAAATTTCCCTGGATGTCTCCGGGCGTGGGCTTGAGGCCGATGTGGCTGTCGCCGTGGTTGGGAGTGTATGGAATTGGCTTTGTGTTGATTCTTGGCTCGGCCTTGGTGTGTTGTCGTGGCCGGAGCCCGCGCCTTGTGGGGGCGGTGGTGCTGGGCGTGATGTTGCTTTCGGCTCTTTTCCCCAAAAAAACACCTGCGATCGATGATCCGATCAAGGTGATGGCGGTTCAGAGCGAACTCACGGATGGATACCAGTATGTTGAAATGACCCAGCGGGCTGAGCAGAATGTGGATTTGATTGTTTGGCCGGAATACGGGATCCCTACGGATATCCGAAAAAATCAGAAACAATGGTTGGATTTGATCTTATTGGCAAAAGAAAAGGAGGCCGTGATGGTGGTTGGCACGGAGACTGTGGTTGCCGACGGTTGGTTCAACACTGCGCTTACCTTGGACGCTGACGGCGAGTTAGGGGATCATTACAAAAACCACACGGTGCATTTTTTCGATGACGGGACGGCAGGGACGGAAGCCAAAGCCATTAACACACCCTTGGGTAAGGTTGGGACCCCTATTTGCTTTGATTGCGACTATGAGGACGTGGTGAGAAGAATGGTGGCGGACGGGGCCGAATTTCTGGCAATCCCCAGCATGGATGCCGAGCATTGGACAGCCCGCGAGCATCACCAACATGCCGAGTTGTTCCGCCATCGGGCCGCGGAAAATGCACGTTGGATGGTGGTCTGTGCGACATCCGGAACAACCCAGATTCTCGACCCCTATGGAAACCGTGTGGTGGACATTCCCTTGATGAAAGATGGCATATTATATGGCGAGATCGGACGCCGGAACGAAAGAACTTTTTATACTCGTTTTGGTTGGGTGTTTCCTTGGTTTCTCATGGGCACCGGCTCTATTTGGGTGGTGGCTCTTTTTGTTCGGGTTCTGCTCGAGGCAAGAAAGAGCGCCCGGATGAATAGAAATTAA